A genomic stretch from Cellulomonas sp. KRMCY2 includes:
- a CDS encoding YafY family protein, with protein MNRTDRLYAIAEELRRVGRGGTTGARLARAFEVSERTIKRDIAALQQTGAPIWAQAGPGGGYVLDGSASLPPVNFTHAQAVAVAVALAALPPGTPFAVDGAAARGKVWDALGPADRALAAELTRRVWFDTAERPDTAGSAGSSDTAGSSDTAEPGVLRAVEQALARRRVLAITYRSADGAVTRRSVEPILLAHAEHRWYLVAWCRSRTAVRWFRLARIEKADLTHEQYPPHEVAEVGAPPVGARPVSATGPGTG; from the coding sequence ATGAACCGTACGGATCGCCTGTACGCGATCGCCGAGGAGCTGCGGCGGGTGGGACGCGGCGGGACGACGGGCGCCCGGCTGGCCCGTGCGTTCGAGGTCAGCGAGCGCACGATCAAGCGCGACATCGCCGCGCTGCAGCAGACCGGCGCGCCGATCTGGGCACAGGCCGGGCCAGGCGGTGGGTACGTGCTGGACGGTTCGGCGAGCCTCCCGCCGGTCAACTTCACGCATGCCCAGGCCGTCGCGGTGGCCGTCGCCCTCGCGGCCCTGCCGCCGGGCACTCCGTTCGCCGTCGACGGCGCCGCGGCGCGCGGCAAGGTGTGGGACGCGCTCGGGCCGGCGGACCGCGCGCTCGCCGCGGAGCTGACGCGACGCGTGTGGTTCGACACCGCCGAGCGGCCGGACACCGCCGGCTCCGCCGGCTCCTCGGACACCGCCGGCTCCTCGGACACCGCCGAACCCGGCGTGCTGCGTGCCGTCGAGCAGGCGCTGGCACGGCGCCGGGTCCTGGCCATCACCTACCGGTCCGCCGACGGAGCGGTGACTCGTCGGTCGGTCGAGCCGATCCTGCTGGCCCATGCGGAGCACCGGTGGTACCTGGTCGCGTGGTGTCGTTCGCGGACGGCTGTGCGGTGGTTCCGGCTCGCACGGATCGAGAAGGCCGACCTCACCCACGAGCAATACCCACCGCACGAGGTCGCCGAGGTCGGCGCGCCACCGGTGGGCGCCCGGCCGGTGAGCGCGACGGGGCCGGGAACGGGGTAG
- a CDS encoding NHL domain-containing thioredoxin family protein has product MRLPRVRASELVGRGWLNTGGADLSLADLRGKIVLLDFWTFCCINCLHVLDELRELEEQYRDVLVVIGVHSPKFVHEADPVALAAAVERYEVHHPVLDDPELVTWSAYSARAWPTLVVVDPEGYVVAHMAGEGHQHNLAVLVRELVAEHEAKGTLHRGDGPYVPPPATSSTLRFPASVVRLPSGNLLVADAGHHSLAELAPDAEALVRRIGSGERGLVDGEPGDARFSEPNGLCVLPDEVAARVGYDVVVADTVNHALRGVRLSDGSVLTIAGNGRQSMVGANDNVVDGMDAVPPGVLFTTPAQCTKLSSPWDVVWYEPLAAIVVAMAGNHTLWVFDPVAGSVHHLAGTMNEGLVDGPVDEAWFAQTSGLAVAPDGRLWLADAEVSALRWVDSPPGTAELLVGTAVGAGLFDFGHRDGPADHALLQHPLGVAVLPDGSVAVADTYNGAVRRYAPASDGGPGEVTTLARDLAEPSDLLVEVPPDGAIELLVVESAAHRVTRVRLPARLAGAILDHGAHRTQRPVSEIGPGRLRLDVVFTPAAGQKYDDRYGASTRLQVSSTPPGLLFDGAGADVPLERILRINPDVTDGVLHVTAQAASCDADPAIEYPACHLNQQDWGVPVRVVAGGPSVLTLPLHG; this is encoded by the coding sequence ATGCGCCTTCCCAGAGTCCGGGCCTCCGAGCTCGTCGGCCGCGGCTGGCTGAACACCGGCGGTGCGGACCTCAGCCTCGCCGACCTGCGCGGCAAGATCGTCCTCCTGGACTTCTGGACCTTCTGTTGCATCAACTGCCTGCACGTCCTGGACGAGCTGCGCGAGCTCGAGGAGCAGTACCGCGACGTGCTCGTGGTGATCGGCGTGCACTCGCCCAAGTTCGTGCACGAGGCCGATCCGGTCGCGCTCGCGGCGGCTGTCGAGCGGTACGAGGTGCACCACCCCGTCCTCGACGACCCGGAGCTCGTCACCTGGTCGGCCTACTCCGCGCGCGCCTGGCCGACGCTCGTCGTCGTGGACCCGGAGGGCTACGTCGTGGCCCACATGGCCGGCGAGGGGCACCAGCACAACCTCGCCGTGCTGGTCCGCGAGCTCGTCGCCGAGCACGAGGCGAAGGGCACGCTGCACCGGGGCGACGGACCCTACGTGCCGCCGCCCGCGACGTCGTCGACCCTGCGCTTCCCGGCCTCGGTGGTCCGGCTGCCCAGCGGGAACCTGCTGGTGGCCGACGCCGGGCACCACAGCCTCGCCGAGCTGGCGCCCGACGCCGAGGCGTTGGTCCGCCGGATCGGCTCCGGGGAGCGCGGGCTGGTGGACGGCGAGCCCGGCGACGCCCGGTTCAGCGAGCCCAACGGGCTGTGCGTCCTGCCGGACGAGGTCGCGGCCCGGGTCGGGTACGACGTCGTCGTCGCCGACACCGTGAACCACGCCCTGCGCGGCGTGCGGCTGTCGGACGGCTCGGTGCTGACGATCGCGGGCAACGGTCGGCAGTCGATGGTCGGTGCGAACGACAACGTCGTCGACGGCATGGACGCCGTCCCGCCGGGTGTGCTCTTCACCACGCCTGCCCAGTGCACCAAGCTCTCGTCGCCGTGGGACGTCGTCTGGTACGAGCCGCTCGCCGCGATCGTCGTCGCGATGGCCGGGAACCACACCCTGTGGGTGTTCGACCCGGTGGCGGGTTCGGTGCACCACCTCGCGGGCACCATGAACGAGGGCCTGGTGGACGGGCCGGTCGACGAGGCCTGGTTCGCGCAGACCTCGGGCCTCGCGGTGGCACCCGACGGGCGCCTGTGGCTGGCCGACGCGGAGGTCTCGGCCCTCCGCTGGGTCGACTCACCGCCGGGCACGGCCGAGCTGCTCGTCGGCACGGCTGTCGGTGCCGGCTTGTTCGACTTCGGGCACCGCGACGGGCCGGCCGACCACGCCCTGCTCCAGCACCCGCTCGGCGTCGCCGTCCTGCCCGACGGGTCGGTCGCGGTCGCGGACACCTACAACGGCGCCGTCCGCCGGTACGCCCCGGCGTCCGACGGCGGCCCCGGCGAGGTCACGACCCTCGCGCGGGACCTGGCCGAACCGAGCGACCTGCTCGTCGAGGTCCCGCCGGACGGTGCGATCGAGCTGCTCGTCGTCGAGTCCGCGGCGCACCGGGTGACACGGGTGCGCCTGCCGGCCAGGCTGGCCGGCGCGATCCTCGACCACGGCGCCCACCGCACGCAGCGACCGGTCTCGGAGATCGGCCCCGGCCGGCTGCGGCTCGACGTCGTCTTCACGCCCGCCGCAGGACAGAAGTACGACGACCGCTACGGCGCCTCGACCCGCCTGCAGGTCTCCTCGACGCCGCCGGGGCTGCTGTTCGACGGTGCTGGGGCCGACGTCCCGCTCGAGCGCATCCTGCGGATCAACCCGGACGTCACCGACGGCGTCCTGCACGTGACGGCCCAGGCGGCGTCCTGCGACGCCGACCCGGCGATCGAGTACCCGGCCTGCCACCTCAACCAGCAGGACTGGGGCGTCCCGGTCCGGGTCGTGGCCGGCGGACCGTCGGTGCTCACCCTGCCCCTGCACGGCTGA
- a CDS encoding TetR/AcrR family transcriptional regulator → MPKIIGGSLSEHRRQTRSRLFAALSTLMADRGFDAITLADIAAEAGVGRTAVYNHVPDKESLLIAYITHETEQYVASLERVLEGVDEPVEQLRTYVRQHAALRREIHLAPGATLRSVLSHGSQARLREHAVLVEDVLRRILTAGIASGVLPVQALETTVPLINACLSSRAVPDDGPSRQAAIAATETFVLRAVGAR, encoded by the coding sequence GTGCCGAAGATCATCGGTGGCTCGCTGAGCGAGCACCGGCGCCAGACGCGGAGCCGCCTCTTCGCCGCGCTGAGCACCCTGATGGCCGACCGTGGCTTCGACGCCATCACGTTGGCCGACATCGCCGCGGAGGCCGGCGTCGGCCGCACGGCCGTGTACAACCACGTGCCGGACAAGGAGTCGCTGCTCATCGCGTACATCACGCACGAGACCGAGCAGTACGTCGCCTCGCTCGAGCGGGTGCTCGAGGGTGTGGACGAGCCGGTCGAGCAGCTGCGCACGTACGTCCGCCAGCACGCCGCACTGCGGCGCGAGATCCACCTCGCACCCGGAGCCACCCTGCGCTCGGTCCTGTCCCACGGGTCGCAGGCGCGACTGCGCGAGCACGCCGTCCTGGTCGAGGACGTCCTGCGACGCATCCTGACCGCGGGGATCGCGTCGGGCGTCCTGCCGGTCCAGGCGCTCGAGACCACCGTCCCGCTGATCAACGCCTGCTTGTCGAGCCGGGCCGTGCCCGACGACGGCCCGAGCCGGCAGGCGGCCATCGCCGCGACCGAGACCTTCGTGCTGCGAGCGGTCGGCGCGCGCTGA
- a CDS encoding DinB family protein, with translation MAKDAIEPDTKDWTWVLHTPCPECGFQADAVAGTDVPGLVDGYAERWQHVLARPDVGSRPAPQVWSPLEYACHVRDVFRVFAGRARLMLAQDAPTFENWDQDETAIAERYGEQDPSVVAAELAAAAQDAAAAFGGVPADAWDRTGLRSNGSHFTVDSLGRYFVHDVVHHLHDVRG, from the coding sequence ATGGCGAAGGATGCGATCGAGCCGGACACCAAGGACTGGACCTGGGTGCTGCACACGCCCTGCCCGGAGTGCGGCTTCCAGGCCGATGCGGTGGCCGGGACGGATGTGCCGGGGCTCGTGGACGGCTACGCCGAGCGGTGGCAGCACGTCCTGGCGCGGCCCGACGTCGGCTCGCGCCCCGCCCCGCAGGTCTGGTCGCCGCTCGAGTACGCATGCCACGTGCGCGACGTGTTCCGGGTCTTCGCCGGACGGGCGCGGCTGATGCTCGCGCAGGACGCCCCGACGTTTGAGAACTGGGACCAGGACGAGACCGCGATCGCGGAGCGCTACGGGGAGCAGGACCCGTCGGTCGTCGCGGCCGAGCTCGCGGCCGCCGCCCAGGATGCCGCGGCCGCGTTCGGCGGGGTCCCCGCCGATGCCTGGGACCGGACCGGCCTGCGTAGCAACGGCTCGCACTTCACCGTCGACAGTCTCGGCCGGTACTTCGTGCACGACGTCGTGCACCACCTGCACGACGTTCGCGGGTGA
- a CDS encoding VOC family protein: MQAITPFLWFDDQAEEAAQHYVSIFENSRILDVSRNGEGGPGPAGSVLTVRFELDGLELQALNGGPHFHFTEAISLFVSVESQEEVDRLWDRLIEGGGEPSRCGWLKDRYGLSWQVVPTALSELMGDPDPARASRATQAMLGMSKIDIAALRAAADGVPPVQV, from the coding sequence ATGCAGGCCATCACTCCCTTCCTCTGGTTCGACGACCAGGCCGAGGAGGCCGCTCAGCACTACGTCTCGATCTTCGAGAACTCGAGGATCCTCGACGTCTCCCGCAACGGCGAGGGCGGTCCGGGACCGGCCGGGTCGGTGCTGACCGTGCGGTTCGAGCTCGACGGCCTCGAGCTGCAGGCGCTCAACGGCGGACCCCACTTCCACTTCACCGAGGCGATCTCGCTGTTCGTCAGCGTGGAGTCCCAGGAGGAGGTCGACCGGCTCTGGGACCGCCTGATCGAGGGTGGCGGCGAGCCGAGCCGGTGCGGGTGGCTCAAGGACAGGTACGGCCTGTCGTGGCAGGTCGTCCCGACAGCCCTGTCCGAGCTGATGGGCGACCCCGATCCGGCCCGCGCGAGCCGCGCGACGCAGGCGATGCTCGGCATGTCCAAGATCGACATCGCTGCGCTGCGGGCCGCGGCCGACGGAGTGCCGCCGGTCCAGGTGTGA
- a CDS encoding nuclear transport factor 2 family protein, producing MDTRAVMAWVERYEQAWRDDDVAGVGDLFTEDAHYLRSPYDPPLDGLDAIRGFWSDPTPFTMTAEPVAVAGRDAVVRVEVAYGGDEPQEYRDLWILRFADDGRVQHFEEWAYWPDKPYTAAPD from the coding sequence GTGGACACCAGGGCGGTCATGGCGTGGGTCGAGCGGTACGAGCAGGCGTGGCGCGACGACGACGTCGCGGGTGTCGGGGACCTGTTCACCGAGGATGCCCACTACCTGCGCTCCCCGTACGACCCGCCACTGGACGGCCTGGACGCGATCCGCGGGTTCTGGTCCGATCCGACGCCGTTCACGATGACCGCCGAGCCCGTGGCGGTGGCCGGTCGGGACGCCGTCGTGCGGGTCGAGGTCGCGTACGGCGGCGACGAGCCCCAGGAGTACCGGGACCTGTGGATCCTGCGATTCGCCGACGACGGTCGTGTCCAGCACTTCGAGGAGTGGGCGTACTGGCCGGACAAGCCCTACACGGCCGCGCCCGACTGA